The DNA segment ACCAAAGTTCCTTAACTGCACCCCTAAGTCCTCACGGGCCAGCAGGTATAACAAAGGGTTCAGAACACTATTCAGGCTAGCCAAGACTCGAGTCACTTGGTAGAAGATATAAATATTCTTTAAAGTCTGATTGCAAAATCCCTGACGTTGCCATCTTCGAGACAACAAGTTAAGGTTCCTAAAGATATGATATGGGAGGAAGCACACATAGAAAAGTGTCATTACCATAATCACCAGTTTGATTACCTTCTGCTTGAGGTTAGGGTCCATGTTTTTGTTCCTCCTGAGGACAAGGACCACATGACAATAGCACCCAGTGACAATGAAGAAAGGAATAGCAAAGCCAGTCACTGTTAAAATTTGAAAGTATAACAGATAAGACTCCACGTTTTTGTGTACTGTTGAATCATGGCACTTCTGAGGCTTGAGACCCATTTTGTTAAAAGTTAAATCAGGAGAAAGTTGAATCGTGACCCAGAGCCAGACCAAAACACTCAGAAAGACAGACGAGCCAAGGGTCTGACATCTTCCTATCATCTTCATTGGATGCACAATGTGCAGGTAACGATGGACACTGATACAGGTCAGAAAGCCAATGCTAGCATAAAGGTTGACATGGAAGAAAAGTCGAGTTAGCTTGCACCAGCTTTGGCCAAAGAGCCACACATGTCCCAGGTGATAGTACGACACAAAGAAGGGCAGTGTAATGACATAAAACAAGTCTGCAATTGCTAAGTTACACAATAGCACGTTGAAGGCGTTCCAACTGTTCTTCCATGAACTTCTGCATAAGGTCCACAAGCCCAGTGTATTCCCCAAAAGACCCAAGACAGAGAGAACGAGGTAGAAAGCAGGCAGGAAccattcagtgaaatctatattaaCCGGGCACAGAACATCAATGTCAAAAGTAGAGTTGCCAGTGGAGTTGACTTGATTACCAACTTCTTCCATCGGGTCCATGCTGAGCCTTGGAAGAGACACGAGAAAGTGGGGAAGGGTTCTATGAAAGGGGAAGGTTCTGTGAGGCAGGTAGAGGAGAGGAACAGTTTACCTGAGCGGGTGCGGGATGGAATTGAGGAATTTCTCAAAGGAAACCATCCGGGAGAGGGAATGCCTGGAGGAAGAGCAAGAGGAAAATGGGGATGTCAACAGCGAAGAGACTTTAGAAGAGAGCAAACCCGGGGAATGAAACCTGGGGGGTGGATGGTGGATACAGAAGCGAGTTTTGCCAgcggaaagaaagggaggaggctTCAGAAGACAGACCGCTGGCAAGTTTGGAAACTTTGCGGAAGGGAGTAAAAAGCCACCTGGAGTCCCGTTCCTCCGTCGAAAGATTGCAAAAAAAATTCGAAGGTGGAGAGCAAGGGAAGGGACGAAGAGAGGGGAAGGTGCAG comes from the Ahaetulla prasina isolate Xishuangbanna chromosome 3, ASM2864084v1, whole genome shotgun sequence genome and includes:
- the LOC131193891 gene encoding P2Y purinoceptor 1-like — its product is MVSFEKFLNSIPHPLRLSMDPMEEVGNQVNSTGNSTFDIDVLCPVNIDFTEWFLPAFYLVLSVLGLLGNTLGLWTLCRSSWKNSWNAFNVLLCNLAIADLFYVITLPFFVSYYHLGHVWLFGQSWCKLTRLFFHVNLYASIGFLTCISVHRYLHIVHPMKMIGRCQTLGSSVFLSVLVWLWVTIQLSPDLTFNKMGLKPQKCHDSTVHKNVESYLLYFQILTVTGFAIPFFIVTGCYCHVVLVLRRNKNMDPNLKQKVIKLVIMVMTLFYVCFLPYHIFRNLNLLSRRWQRQGFCNQTLKNIYIFYQVTRVLASLNSVLNPLLYLLAREDLGVQLRNFGRSMRLSLKTSFQGKVQPHLELRQSNIMLDKECEEILSSDL